In a genomic window of Helianthus annuus cultivar XRQ/B chromosome 10, HanXRQr2.0-SUNRISE, whole genome shotgun sequence:
- the LOC110886446 gene encoding exocyst complex component EXO70B1-like, which translates to MTTDSATAIIHRWRSTTDHNLFIFHNHREQIAPFLQAVDEIQRTIDFTASEDERKHAKSVIQIAVSRLTDEFRNILKVNAKSTSSLNPNSHTDSTTMTDSASSNYQVYEDDYINHNKLSTDAVNDLRTIVVRMNSSGFVNECLKVYVSERKKVIGACLQHLNVEKLSKSSCRSLEWGVLEVRIRIWIKAVKVCFKYYFENEKRLCEQVFCDLGDETVGSCLVDTITEYTVQLLDTAEALSSIRPASERLFKMLDVHDTLSDLIPSINGLFRSELSEFIRTKAKNEVLPKLGDKANEILLRFENDLVNEQSPVVHAEPIHRLSKYVMHYVYKLCDHKQSLMRLSLPDPPSMEAAGTISGSFSLHVVWIIMRLLSNLEAKSKLGKDTAAGRFFAMNNFHYIIQKIQARPELLEIVADDNFNKLIDKFEQARLDYLKLTFDVVSRNLSDKGLSRIKILPFRVAKLADRLKRFNYEFEKLEKELGKVVVPDFGLVLELRKLIVEMVVTAYTSFLVHTKKVARLETYVKYSVEEIESAIQGFYDCR; encoded by the coding sequence ATGACAACTGATTCCGCAACCGCCATCATCCACCGGTGGCGATCTACAACCGACCACAACCTCTTCATATTCCACAACCATCGTGAACAAATTGCTCCATTTTTACAAGCAGTAGACGAAATTCAGCGAACGATTGACTTTACCGCTTCAGAAGATGAACGAAAACACGCGAAATCAGTAATACAGATCGCTGTATCTCGTCTCACCGATGAGTTTCGCAATATCTTAAAAGTCAACGCCAAGTCAACCTCATCTCTAAACCCTAATTCTCACACCGATTCGACCACAATGACGGACAGTGCTTCCAGCAATTACCAAGTATATGAAGATGATTATATAAACCATAATAAATTGAGTACTGATGCGGTTAATGATCTTAGAACCATCGTAGTGAGGATGAACTCGTCTGGATTTGTTAACGAATGTTTGAAAGTGTACGTTAGCGAACGAAAAAAAGTGATCGGTGCTTGTTTGCAGCATTTGAATGTTGAGAAATTGAGTAAAAGTAGTTGTAGGAGTTTGGAGTGGGGAGTGTTGGAAGTGAGGATAAGAATTTGGATTAAGGCGGTAAAGGTTTGTTTTAAGTATTACTTCGAAAACGAGAAGCGATTGTGTGAGCAAGTTTTCTGTGATCTGGGAGACGAAACGGTTGGTTCTTGTTTAGTGGATACGATAACAGAGTATACGGTTCAGCTGTTGGACACTGCAGAAGCACTTAGCTCCATTCGTCCTGCTTCTGAAAGGCTTTTTAAGATGTTAGACGTCCATGATACGTTGTCTGATCTCATACCGTCGATTAATGGTCTATTTCGTTCAGAATTATCAGAGTTTATAAGAACTAAAGCTAAAAATGAGGTTTTACCCAAACTCGGTGATAAAGCAAACGAAATTCTGCTGAGGTTTGAGAATGATTTGGTTAATGAGCAATCTCCAGTGGTTCATGCTGAACCGATCCACCGGTTGTCGAAGTATGTGATGCATTACGTTTACAAGTTATGCGATCACAAGCAAAGTTTGATGAGATTGTCTCTACCTGATCCTCCATCCATGGAGGCTGCTGGAACGATATCTGGAAGTTTTTCACTTCAtgtggtttggattataatgagATTGTTGTCGAATCTAGAGGCTAAATCAAAGCTAGGTAAAGATACGGCTGCTGGTCGGTTCTTTGCTATGAACAACTTTCATTACATCATTCAGAAGATCCAAGCACGTCCGGAGTTGCTAGAAATTGTAGCAGACGATAATTTTAACAAGTTGATTGACAAATTTGAACAGGCGAGACTGGATTACCTGAAGTTAACTTTTGATGTGGTTTCGAGGAATTTAAGTGATAAGGGATTGAGCAGGATTAAGATTTTACCTTTTAGGGTTGCGAAATTGGCAGATAGATTGAAGAGATTCAATTATGagtttgagaaacttgaaaagGAACTTGGGAAAGTAGTTGTCCCAGATTTCGGACTTGTGTTGGAGCTTCGTAAATTGATTGTTGAAATGGTGGTGACCGCTTATACCTCCTTTCTTGTTCATACGAAGAAAGTAGCTCGCTTGGAGACGTATGTGAAATACTCAGTTGAGGAGATTGAGTCTGCCATTCAAGGATTCTATGACTGCAGATAA